A single window of Aphidius gifuensis isolate YNYX2018 linkage group LG1, ASM1490517v1, whole genome shotgun sequence DNA harbors:
- the LOC122847890 gene encoding uncharacterized protein LOC122847890, with protein sequence MSGILRNTLRLVGTAKYAPITNSTKYLRSMTLTTSRINSSLVLEPNNYVRRSHHAQAIQNSTGFWSTIRAAGNKISSTFAEKEVKTLNINNNFTVSLDSGEVGLIIPKIFFGRKDLIFPSTFNIKLNDKSIEPKSNKIAAEEEKISFKLGNWYGSVDSGKLILKLKDSNETFILKHTYYVKAKNKPPEYSEDEGLLFDPPKLDFDVGIYSCKIISKPDGLEPLHRTYPPLGINIPAERVLRYGHNVPDALAKENDGKVTDEPNSDGRMILQFPMTVVLEGGQQKIKIKDTDDDFNVYHKVEIRAYKEPAETITNFGSNTGGDRLSKIGILKMQLTSGNLLIEEIDSTGQRILIRQEVDIEIDLDSEIPSILINSRVKRSMCIH encoded by the exons atgaGTGGAATTTTAAGAAATACATTGCGTCTTGTTGGTACAGCAAAATATGCTCCAATAactaattcaacaaaatatctaCGATCTATGACGCTCACAACTAGTCGAATTAATTCATCGCTAGTACTTGAACCAAATAATTATGTCCGCCGGTCACATCATGCGCaag ctaTCCAAAATTCAACTGGTTTTTGGTCAACCATACGGGCTGctggaaataaaatatcatcaacatttgctgaaaaagaagtaaaaacattaaatattaataataatttcacggTATCACTTGATAGTGGTGAAGTAGGATTAATAATaccaaaaattttctttggaaGAAAAGA tttaatttttccttcaaCATTCAACATTAAACTTAAcgataaatcaattgaacctaaaagcaataaaattgCTGCTGAAGaggaaaaaatatcatttaaattaggTAATTGGTATGGATCAGTTGATAgtggaaaattaatattaaaattaaaagatagtAATGAAAC ttttaTTTTGAAACACACATATTACGTTAAAGCTAAAAATAAGCCACCTGAATATTCAGAAGATGAAGGCTTATTATTCGATCCACCGAAACTTGATTTTGATGTTGGAATTTATTcctgtaaaataatatcaaaaccaGATGGGTTGGAACCTTTACA TCGGACTTACCCACCTTTAGGTATTAATATCCCTGCTGAACGAGTTCTACGTTACGGACATAACGTACCAGATGCACTAGCAAAAGAAAATGATGGCAAAGT aactGATGAACCAAATAGCGATGGAAGAATGATACTACAATTTCCAATGACTGTGGTACTTGAAGGaggtcaacaaaaaataaaaataaaagatactGATGATGA ttttaATGTCTATCACAAAGTTGAGATTCGAGCTTACAAAGAACCTGCTGAAACTATAACGAATTTCGGTTCGAACACAGGAGGAGAtagattatcaaaaattggTATACTTAAAATGCAACTTACTAGCGGTAATCTATTGATTGAAGAAATCGATTCTACTGGTCAACg gaTACTCATCAGACAAGAAGTTGACATTGAAATTGACTTAGATAGTGAAATACCAAGTATTCTTATTAACTCTCGTGTAAAAAGATCCATGTGTATACATTaa
- the LOC122847333 gene encoding regulator of microtubule dynamics protein 1-like, whose amino-acid sequence MSNLSNNQMITVAIGATIGVLSAATLFIYQKYMEQKERENMMNNLENVNKRVTDLQLELDDLRAQQNINKSRKLKNSNRKRITSVSSFHTSAETDNEIDALSVTETEIDDEFYDCSDDEISSAGDLELNGTQGVIMELTRQLEILDEKYDNESLCEEVLCDLRSLVICHDNNIEVAWRLARACFKNASDLSDQAKIEVLAQEGMKACEKFLEEQHADLHKYYALLVGLRTEYLPIKEKLVGGKLFEKHVRIALDMRPDDATLNYLLGRFQFSVSGLSWIEKKVCETLFGEAPTSTYQEAVSTLENAEKYSDKPDIDIKFYLGQSYIKIKSYKQGVDLLREIENIKPLNTKQETMQKEAKTLASKNSKYC is encoded by the exons ATGAGCAACCTGTCAAATAACCAAATGATAACAGTTGCAATTGGTGCAACAATTGGAGTTTTAAGTGCAgctactttatttatttatcaaaaatatatggaacaaaaagaaagagaaaatatgatgaataatttagaaaatgtcAACAAGAGAGTAACAGATTTACAATTAGAATTAGATGATTTGAG agCTCAacagaatataaataaatcaagaaaattaaaaaattcaaatcgcAAAAGAATAACATCAGTAAGTAGTTTCCACACATCAGCTGAGACAGACAACGAAATTGATGCTTTGTCTGTAACTGAGACTGAAATTGATGACGAGTTTTACGACTGTTCTGATGACGAGATAAGTTCTGCTGGAGACCTTGAATTGAACGG GACACAAGGAGTAATAATGGAATTAACAAGACAACTCGAAATCTtggatgaaaaatatgataatgaaTCATTATGTGAAGAAGTATTGTGTGATTTGAGATCACTTGTAATTTgccatgataataatattgaagttGCATGGAGACTTGCACGTGCATGTTTTAAAAATGCCAGTGATTTATCTGATCAAGCAAAGATAGAAGTTTTAGCACAAGaag GTATGAAAGCATGTGAAAAATTCCTTGAAGAACAACATGCTGACCTTCATAAATATTACGCACTTCTTGTTGGACTTCGTACTGAATATTTACCAATTAAAGAAAAACTTGTTGgtggtaaattatttgaaaaacatGTACGTATTGCACTTGACATGCGACCTGATGATGCAACATTAAATTATCTTCTTGGAAGATTTCAATTCAGTGTATCTGGTTTATCatggattgaaaaaaaa gTTTGTGAAACACTTTTTGGCGAAGCTCCAACTTCAACATACCAAGAGGCAGTTTCAACTCTTGAAAATGCTGAAAAATATTCTGATAAACcagatattgatattaaattttatcttggACAGtcttatattaaaattaaatcatacaAACAGGGTGTTGATTTACTacgtgaaattgaaaatattaaaccattaaatacaaaacaagAGACAATGCAAAAAGAAGCTAAAACTCTTGCTTCTAAAAATTCAAagtattgttga